Proteins from a genomic interval of Actinoalloteichus hymeniacidonis:
- a CDS encoding molybdenum cofactor biosynthesis protein MoaE, with amino-acid sequence MDATGVTAPRRARVITASNRASAGVYADTTGPIIVSWLRERSYETPDASVVPDGLPVGEQLRAAIADGVDVVVTTGGTGLSPTDRTPEVTGELLDHDVPGLADAIRAAGLPKVPTAVLSRGRAGIAGRTLVVNLPGSRGGVRDGLDVLAGVLEHAVDQLRGGDHPQPGTAGGQAAAERTAGSSADHAAVISAGTAVSEAAVTGVSAPEAAEYGAEGQKAVVLRAEVVDADLATVDHEALVGNAAAGAVVGFRGVVRNHDGGRGVRELEYVGHPTAARIAAEVAADVAARNPAVSALAVTHRLGLLAVGDLALVCAVSAAHRAAAFAACADLVDEIKARLPIWKRQVFVDGDEEWVDCP; translated from the coding sequence ATGGACGCGACCGGAGTAACGGCACCCAGGAGAGCCAGGGTGATCACCGCGTCCAACCGCGCCTCGGCCGGTGTCTACGCCGATACCACCGGGCCGATCATCGTGTCGTGGTTGCGGGAGCGTTCCTATGAGACCCCCGACGCCTCGGTGGTCCCGGACGGCCTGCCGGTGGGGGAACAGCTGCGGGCCGCCATCGCGGACGGCGTCGACGTGGTCGTCACCACCGGTGGGACGGGGCTGAGCCCCACCGACCGGACCCCGGAGGTCACCGGGGAGCTGTTGGATCACGACGTGCCGGGGCTGGCGGATGCGATCCGAGCGGCGGGGCTGCCGAAGGTCCCCACGGCCGTGCTCTCGCGGGGCCGGGCCGGAATCGCGGGCCGCACGCTGGTCGTCAACCTGCCGGGCTCCCGGGGCGGTGTCCGGGATGGGCTCGACGTCTTGGCCGGGGTGTTGGAACACGCGGTGGATCAGCTGCGCGGCGGTGATCATCCGCAGCCGGGTACGGCGGGCGGGCAGGCGGCCGCTGAACGGACCGCCGGCAGCTCGGCGGATCACGCGGCCGTGATATCGGCTGGCACCGCTGTTTCGGAGGCCGCCGTAACGGGCGTGAGCGCCCCGGAGGCGGCCGAATACGGCGCAGAAGGACAGAAGGCCGTGGTGCTGCGCGCCGAGGTCGTGGACGCGGATCTGGCGACTGTCGACCACGAGGCGCTCGTCGGCAACGCGGCGGCGGGCGCGGTGGTGGGCTTCCGGGGGGTCGTCCGGAATCATGACGGCGGACGCGGGGTACGCGAACTCGAGTACGTGGGGCATCCGACTGCGGCGCGGATCGCTGCCGAGGTGGCGGCCGATGTAGCGGCCAGGAATCCGGCGGTCTCGGCGCTGGCGGTAACCCATCGGCTCGGACTGCTCGCGGTGGGGGATCTCGCGCTGGTCTGCGCGGTCTCGGCGGCCCACCGCGCGGCCGCCTTCGCGGCCTGCGCGGACCTGGTCGACGAGATCAAGGCCCGGTTGCCGATCTGGAAGCGTCAGGTGTTCGTCGACGGCGACGAGGAATGGGTGGACTGTCCCTGA
- the moaC gene encoding cyclic pyranopterin monophosphate synthase MoaC — MELPHLDEGGAARMVDVSTKAASVRTATASGVLRTTEAVIELLTTGTLPKGDALATARIAGIMGAKRTPDLIPLCHPIVLSGVAVELHPERDGVRISATVRTTDRTGVEMEALTAVAVAGLALHDMVKAVDPAAVLDQVRVERKDGGKTGTWTRPE, encoded by the coding sequence ATGGAGCTACCGCATCTGGATGAGGGCGGCGCGGCACGCATGGTCGACGTCTCGACCAAGGCGGCATCGGTGCGGACCGCGACCGCCTCGGGAGTGTTGCGCACCACCGAGGCGGTGATCGAGCTGCTCACCACGGGCACCCTGCCGAAGGGCGATGCCCTCGCCACCGCGCGGATCGCCGGGATCATGGGCGCCAAGCGGACGCCGGACCTGATCCCGCTCTGTCATCCGATCGTGCTGTCCGGGGTCGCCGTCGAGCTGCACCCGGAGCGAGACGGCGTCCGAATCTCCGCCACGGTCCGCACCACCGACCGCACCGGTGTCGAGATGGAGGCGTTGACCGCCGTCGCGGTCGCCGGGTTGGCCCTGCACGACATGGTCAAGGCGGTCGATCCGGCGGCGGTGCTGGACCAGGTGCGGGTGGAACGCAAGGACGGCGGGAAGACGGGGACATGGACGCGACCGGAGTAA
- a CDS encoding LysM peptidoglycan-binding domain-containing protein → MARYQGKHRKPSSTSRTITRIAVAGAFVGAPLAMATPAIAAPDWDALAQCESSGDWAINTGNGYSGGLQFHPQTWVGFGGTEFAPNAHQATREQQIAVAERVLAEQGPGAWPACSAKTGWHLGGGTEEPAPEPAAPAAPAAPAAPAPEQQAAPEPEPQPAPAEVQELAPAHVGPILDHPEGNYTIEEGDTLSKIAREHDTDWQSLHEANAEVIADPDLIFAGQKILVG, encoded by the coding sequence ATGGCTCGCTACCAAGGCAAGCACCGCAAGCCTTCCAGCACCAGCCGCACCATCACCCGAATCGCAGTCGCAGGCGCCTTCGTCGGCGCCCCCCTGGCAATGGCCACACCGGCAATCGCAGCGCCCGACTGGGACGCCCTCGCGCAGTGCGAGAGCTCCGGTGACTGGGCCATCAACACCGGCAACGGTTACAGCGGTGGACTCCAGTTCCACCCGCAGACGTGGGTCGGATTCGGTGGCACCGAGTTCGCTCCCAACGCACACCAGGCCACCCGCGAGCAGCAGATCGCTGTCGCCGAGCGGGTTCTGGCCGAGCAGGGCCCGGGCGCATGGCCCGCATGCAGCGCCAAGACGGGCTGGCACCTCGGCGGCGGAACGGAAGAGCCCGCCCCCGAGCCTGCGGCACCGGCCGCACCCGCTGCACCCGCAGCACCCGCGCCGGAGCAGCAGGCGGCTCCCGAGCCCGAGCCGCAGCCCGCCCCCGCAGAGGTTCAGGAACTGGCCCCGGCACACGTCGGCCCGATCCTCGACCACCCCGAGGGCAACTACACCATCGAGGAAGGCGACACGCTGTCCAAGATCGCGCGCGAGCACGACACGGACTGGCAGTCGCTGCACGAGGCGAACGCAGAGGTCATCGCCGACCCGGACCTGATCTTCGCGGGTCAGAAGATCCTGGTGGGATGA
- a CDS encoding NAD-dependent malic enzyme produces MPVPGPGYAITVRVETPPSSSAAGDLTSAVGRVGGVITALDVVESHTDRVVIDITCNTLSAEHVTDITTTLDALPGVVVRKVSDRTFLMHLGGKLEVRSKVALRNRDDLSRAYTPGVARICQAIAANPDDARRLTIKRNTVAVVTDGSAVLGLGNIGPAAALPVMEGKAALFKKFADVDAWPVCLDTQDTEEIIRTVELLAPVYGGINLEDIAAPRCFEIERRLREKLDIPVFHDDQHGTAIVVLGALRNALRVVGKDIGDCRVVVCGVGAAGSAIIRLLLRDKPGDVLAVDIDGIVHPERDGLGEHLEWIAEHTNRENRSGSLHDALVGADVFIGVSAPNLFGAEQVATMAESSIVFALANPDPEIDPLEAQQHAAVVATGRSDFPNQINNVLAFPGFFRGLLDAQASTITDSMMLAAAEAIADVADGERLNASFIVPSVFDSTVAPAVAEAVRKAAEEDAAATESVR; encoded by the coding sequence ATGCCGGTTCCCGGCCCCGGCTATGCCATCACGGTGCGGGTTGAGACCCCGCCGTCGTCGAGCGCGGCGGGTGACCTCACCAGCGCGGTCGGCCGGGTCGGCGGCGTGATCACGGCCCTCGACGTGGTCGAGTCCCACACCGACCGCGTCGTCATCGACATCACCTGCAACACCCTGTCGGCCGAGCATGTCACCGACATCACCACCACGTTGGATGCGCTGCCCGGCGTGGTCGTGCGCAAGGTCTCCGACCGAACCTTCCTGATGCACCTCGGCGGCAAGCTGGAGGTGCGTTCGAAAGTCGCGCTGCGCAACCGTGACGACCTGTCGCGCGCCTACACCCCGGGTGTCGCCCGGATCTGCCAGGCCATCGCGGCCAACCCCGACGACGCGCGTCGGCTGACCATCAAGCGCAACACCGTGGCGGTCGTCACCGACGGCTCCGCCGTGCTCGGCCTCGGCAACATCGGCCCGGCCGCCGCGTTGCCGGTGATGGAGGGCAAGGCGGCGCTGTTCAAGAAGTTCGCCGATGTCGACGCCTGGCCGGTGTGCCTGGATACCCAGGACACCGAGGAGATCATCCGCACGGTCGAGTTGCTCGCGCCGGTCTACGGCGGGATCAACCTGGAGGACATCGCGGCGCCGCGTTGCTTCGAGATCGAGCGCAGGCTGCGCGAGAAGCTGGACATCCCCGTCTTCCACGACGATCAGCACGGCACGGCCATCGTCGTGCTGGGCGCGCTGCGCAACGCCCTGCGGGTGGTGGGCAAGGACATCGGCGACTGCCGGGTCGTGGTGTGCGGCGTCGGCGCCGCAGGCTCGGCCATCATCCGACTGCTGCTGCGGGACAAGCCCGGCGACGTCCTGGCCGTGGACATCGACGGCATCGTGCACCCGGAGCGGGACGGCCTCGGCGAGCACCTGGAGTGGATCGCCGAGCACACCAACCGCGAGAACCGCAGCGGCTCGTTGCACGACGCGCTGGTCGGTGCCGACGTCTTCATCGGTGTCTCCGCTCCGAACCTGTTCGGTGCCGAGCAGGTGGCGACGATGGCGGAGTCCTCCATCGTCTTCGCCCTGGCCAACCCGGACCCCGAGATCGATCCGCTGGAGGCCCAGCAGCACGCGGCCGTCGTGGCCACCGGTCGCAGCGACTTCCCGAACCAGATCAACAATGTGTTGGCCTTCCCCGGTTTCTTCCGAGGGCTGCTCGACGCGCAGGCGAGCACGATCACGGACTCGATGATGCTGGCGGCTGCCGAGGCGATCGCCGATGTGGCCGACGGGGAACGGCTCAATGCGTCGTTCATCGTCCCCAGCGTGTTCGACTCGACGGTGGCGCCTGCGGTCGCCGAGGCGGTTCGCAAGGCCGCCGAGGAGGACGCGGCCGCCACCGAGTCGGTGCGGTAA